GGTCGCCAGTGGAGCCGTCAACGGCAACGATTTCACCGAAGTCGTGTCCGGGCAATTCTCCAGTGACACCGCTGAAGACTTGTTCTTCTGGAACCCCCAAACCGGACGGAACCGCTTCATTGATTTTGGGGACGAAACGGTCGTCGGCGAATCCGTCGTGACGACATTCCTGACAAACCGAATCGAGCCATCCGCGGTCAACGGTGGCGATTTCGAGCAGATCGTGAGTGGTCAGTTCGCCAACGACAGCACCAGCGACCTGTTCTTCTGGAATTCTCGATCCGGTCGCAATCGGCTGATCGATCTGAATCTGAATTCCGATCTCCCGACGCCGACCGATCTACGGACAAACCTCATTCCCGCGGCTGCCGTCAACGGAAATGACTTCAACCGCCTGATCGCCGGTGATTTTGATGACAACGACCAAACCGACCTGTTCTTCTGGAACCCCGAATCGGGACGCAACCGCACCGGCTACCTGATCAACGGGGAACTGACCACCCGCTTGGAAACCAACAACATCGAAGCGGCGGCAATCAACGGGGGCACGTTCGAGCACGTCGTGGTGACTCCGCTGGCTGAAGCCGACGCACTCTTTTTCTATTCCTTGGGAGACGGTCTTAACCGGTTGGCATCCGACCTGCCTGGCGAACCGGACTCAGATCCTGATCCGGATCCTGACCCCGATCCGAACCCAGATCCGGATCCAAATCGCGATCCCACATTTGAAGAAGTTCGCCCGGCACCAAGTGTGGTCAACGAAGTCACTAGCGACCTCTCCAATGGCATTCTTGTCGTCCGCGGCACCACAAACGCGGACAACATCGTTGTGACTCTCAACAACGACATCGTGACCGTGGATAGCACAGGAGAATCCTTCCCGGTGGGCGAGGTTTTGGAAATCGTGATCGATGGTGATAGTGGTAGCGACACCATTCAAGTTTCCGAGTCCATCACCATCCCAACGAGCATTTACGGCGGATTCGGTAACGATGACATCTACGGTGGTGGTGGCAACGACGACATTTATGGGGGACTCGGCAACGATCGGTTGTTCGGTCGTGGAGGAAACGACGACATGTGGGGCGGCGTTGGCCTCGATGTTGTCGATGGCGGCACCGGGACGAACACCACGACCCAAGGCACACCCGATCGCCCGCGGTCGATGCAGGCCATTGAGTTGGAAATCTTGCGGCTGACCAATGAAGAGCGAGTGCGAGCCGGCTTGAACGAAGTGCTACCGAGCGAGCGTCTGTCGTTGTCCGCGTTCATTCACGCCAAGCAAATCGTCGACGCGAGTCAAGCGGCCGGTATCGAAAACGCATTCGAGCACAACCTCTGGGGAGTTCGCTTCCCAACCATCAACACGCGGATTGATTACGGCGGTTTCGAACATCGGGGTTGGAGCGAGAACTTGGCGTACGGATTCCAGACCGCCGCTGAAGTCGTGGAAGCGTGGATGGACTCACCCGGCCACCGGGCGAATATCTTGCGGCCGGAATCGACCCATCTCGGCGTTGCCGTCGTCGGAACTTCGTTCGCTCAAAATTTCGGGATTGCGACGTCTTAGCGTCCGAAGTGCGAGACGCGTGTGGTTGCGATCACACACGTCCCGCACGAAAACGCCGATTAATTGGTCGCGTTCTCACGACGTCGGTTGGCCTGGGCTTCTCGCAGTGGTGCCAAGACTTGCTCAATGGTTGGTTGTTCGCCGTGCAAACGGAAATACTCCCGTTGGCGGTTGCGAATGAACACTTTGGCGGTCACGTCGAGTAGTTCTTCCCGGTCCTCGCGGGACATATCCTCCACTTGCTGCGAGAACTGTTCCACCCAACCGGGTTGGCGGGCCATCGCTCCATCCATGACCGCGAGAAACACGGCCACTTCTTGCAGGTTGCGATCGAGAATCATATTCGTCAACGGCGAAAACAACTGAGCCGCCGCCTGAACCGCATGAGACGGAATGCTCACGAACATTCGCACCCGATCCCGACACCACGTGTTCCCGTCTTCGCCGGTCACGAAATCATGCTGCAAGTGCAACAATGCACTCGCGTGAATCAGCCCCGGATAGAGCGGGCTTTTCACGGCACCTTGGCAGATCGCGAGACTTTGCGATTTGTCTTGGTACAAGACACTCGCGGTTCCCCGTGTGCCGTCGTTGTCATCGCAGGTAAATTCGCCGGGTGTGGTCTCGACGAGATGAAACTTCGAGATCTCCATGGATCGCCAAAAGCTCACCGCGATATCTGGACGTTCCAGAAAATACCGCTGAACTTCCGGTTCCGCACGGACCGAGACGGTTGCCAACTGACGATACAAGCTCAGCGAATCTAACAAGGCTTGAACCTCGCCGCGTTGCTCGGATGTCAGCTTGTCCATCGGCAATTCGCTGATGGCTTGCAACTTGGACTCGTTCGAGGACGTGCCCCGATGAATCGTTCTTACGATCTTGTCGATTGCGGGTCGCGTCAGCGGTGTGGAAGCCGACGCGTATTGACGGTTCGGTTCGCCTGCCCATGACGAACCGTCCGCACCGAGTACGAAACTGCCGGCTCCGGCGGCAACAGCGGCCACCCAACCGTAGATCCTCGGCAACGGCATATGTCCCCCCTTTCTGAACATTGCGTTGCGTCATTTTAGTTTTTCGCCAAGGCATTCATCGGCTCCAAAACGGGCTTGACATAACCCGAAATGTCCTCCTAATTGGATCAATCCGCACACAAAAAACGCACCGTCTGGCAAACTGCGTAGGCTGGAAAAAGAAAACCGCCGGCTAGAACCGGCGGCATGATCGACGATGATT
This region of Thalassoroseus pseudoceratinae genomic DNA includes:
- a CDS encoding CAP domain-containing protein, with translation MTTPLTLRKFWTVCVDRAFAKRAKRRWRTSHAMAAEVLESRILLTATIENAAISPAAINGSYDVIANGDFDGNGESDYFFWDTVTGENRFAWGSGNSFEISTNVVPTGVINGEFPQFVVGNFDGTTGDEIFFWNPRTGRNRLIAIQDGVVSFSTNAVASGAVNGNDFTEVVSGQFSSDTAEDLFFWNPQTGRNRFIDFGDETVVGESVVTTFLTNRIEPSAVNGGDFEQIVSGQFANDSTSDLFFWNSRSGRNRLIDLNLNSDLPTPTDLRTNLIPAAAVNGNDFNRLIAGDFDDNDQTDLFFWNPESGRNRTGYLINGELTTRLETNNIEAAAINGGTFEHVVVTPLAEADALFFYSLGDGLNRLASDLPGEPDSDPDPDPDPDPNPDPDPNRDPTFEEVRPAPSVVNEVTSDLSNGILVVRGTTNADNIVVTLNNDIVTVDSTGESFPVGEVLEIVIDGDSGSDTIQVSESITIPTSIYGGFGNDDIYGGGGNDDIYGGLGNDRLFGRGGNDDMWGGVGLDVVDGGTGTNTTTQGTPDRPRSMQAIELEILRLTNEERVRAGLNEVLPSERLSLSAFIHAKQIVDASQAAGIENAFEHNLWGVRFPTINTRIDYGGFEHRGWSENLAYGFQTAAEVVEAWMDSPGHRANILRPESTHLGVAVVGTSFAQNFGIATS